The proteins below come from a single Natrinema sp. SYSU A 869 genomic window:
- a CDS encoding XTP/dITP diphosphatase has product MAIRFVTGNEGKVREARDYLEGIEPVEQIEYDYTEVQSDSLEEIAAHGAREAFEELGSDDPVLVDDAGLFVNALGGFPGPYSAYVEDTVGVERLWRLAEDEENRRATFRTILAYADENGTETFAGSVAGTLVAPRGEGGFGYDPIFEYNGQTMAEMSTEEKNAISHRGRALAAFAEWYASRDE; this is encoded by the coding sequence ATGGCCATTCGATTCGTCACCGGCAATGAGGGGAAGGTCCGCGAGGCGCGGGACTACCTCGAGGGCATCGAGCCCGTCGAGCAGATCGAGTACGACTACACCGAGGTCCAGAGCGACTCGCTCGAAGAGATCGCGGCCCACGGTGCACGGGAGGCCTTCGAGGAACTCGGGAGCGACGATCCGGTGCTCGTCGACGACGCGGGGCTGTTCGTCAACGCGCTGGGCGGGTTTCCGGGTCCGTACTCGGCGTACGTCGAGGACACCGTCGGCGTCGAGCGGCTCTGGCGGCTCGCGGAGGACGAGGAGAATCGCCGCGCGACGTTCCGGACCATCCTCGCGTACGCCGACGAGAACGGCACAGAGACGTTCGCGGGTTCGGTCGCCGGTACCCTCGTCGCGCCTCGCGGCGAGGGTGGGTTCGGCTACGACCCCATCTTCGAGTACAACGGCCAGACAATGGCTGAGATGAGCACCGAGGAGAAGAACGCGATTTCGCATCGCGGTCGCGCGCTGGCGGCATTTGCGGAGTGGTACGCCAGCCGCGACGAGTAG
- a CDS encoding GNAT family N-acetyltransferase: MAQKTGGNTRSRVHRIGSLFANRYGQSARNGESSLEVTVVDSIRDVGKAEWNGIVERSSRGSVFHRYEWLNAIETGLGYTPRHLEVTKDGNTIGGMPNFVVEIEKTPFNRLSSLYPGFGGPLLPTDTTESLERVSKAIPKLCRGRTIVHQIRGLDMSYLRYNDTLQSNGYQPYRRECRFLLDLTKGRDEILADMSRTRRRGIEHGQDVDYEIVEEEITRENLQRFYSTYERVMDRVGGEVYPFSFFEALQTMDDRLLLLTIRIDGEYAGGMLELLDEERDSIHGFFAAVPREYFDDHASELLYDHVFQWGIDHGYETYDFGSTNTDFEDGVFRFKEGFGGRAVPILIWERGCSPLWPLVKAGRALYWPYYT, translated from the coding sequence ATGGCACAAAAGACCGGCGGCAACACTCGCTCCAGAGTCCATCGTATCGGGTCGCTGTTCGCGAACCGCTACGGGCAATCCGCGAGGAACGGGGAATCGAGTCTCGAGGTGACCGTCGTCGACTCGATACGGGACGTGGGGAAAGCGGAGTGGAACGGGATCGTCGAGCGCTCGAGCCGCGGCAGCGTGTTCCATCGCTACGAGTGGCTCAACGCGATCGAGACGGGACTCGGCTACACGCCCCGCCACCTCGAGGTCACCAAGGACGGGAACACGATCGGGGGGATGCCAAACTTCGTGGTCGAAATCGAGAAGACGCCGTTCAACCGGCTCTCGTCGCTGTACCCGGGATTTGGCGGACCATTGCTCCCGACGGATACGACGGAGTCCCTCGAGCGTGTCAGCAAGGCCATCCCGAAACTCTGTCGCGGGCGGACAATCGTCCACCAGATCCGGGGGCTGGACATGAGCTATCTCCGATACAACGACACGCTCCAGTCCAACGGCTACCAACCCTACCGCCGTGAGTGCCGGTTCCTGCTCGATCTCACGAAGGGGCGCGACGAAATCCTCGCCGACATGAGCCGGACCCGGCGGCGGGGAATCGAACACGGACAGGACGTCGATTACGAAATCGTCGAGGAGGAGATCACTCGAGAGAACCTACAGCGATTCTACAGCACCTACGAACGCGTCATGGACCGCGTCGGCGGGGAGGTGTACCCGTTCTCGTTCTTCGAGGCGCTCCAGACGATGGATGACCGACTCCTCTTGTTGACCATTCGGATCGACGGCGAGTACGCCGGCGGAATGCTCGAGTTGCTCGACGAGGAGCGCGACTCGATTCACGGCTTTTTCGCCGCCGTTCCGCGGGAGTATTTCGACGATCACGCCTCGGAACTGCTCTACGATCACGTGTTCCAGTGGGGGATCGACCACGGATACGAGACCTACGACTTCGGGAGTACGAACACGGACTTCGAGGATGGCGTCTTCCGATTCAAGGAGGGGTTCGGCGGTCGGGCCGTCCCGATCCTCATCTGGGAACGCGGGTGTAGTCCCCTCTGGCCGCTAGTAAAGGCCGGACGAGCGCTATACTGGCCGTATTATACGTAA
- a CDS encoding 30S ribosomal protein S27ae, whose protein sequence is MARHELYGDDGSTEGELCPRCGDVFLADHGDRKHCGKCSYTEWE, encoded by the coding sequence ATGGCACGACACGAACTCTACGGCGACGACGGCAGCACCGAGGGCGAACTGTGCCCCCGCTGTGGTGACGTCTTCCTCGCCGATCACGGCGACCGCAAGCACTGCGGGAAGTGCAGTTATACTGAGTGGGAGTAA
- a CDS encoding bifunctional N(6)-L-threonylcarbamoyladenine synthase/serine/threonine protein kinase yields MTDTLRILGIEGTAWAASAAVFDAEHDDVFIESDAYQPESGGIHPREAAEHMHDAVPRVVEQALEHAREIHEGPATESPVDAIAFSRGPGLGPCLRIVGTAARALSQALDVPLVGVNHMVAHLEIGRHTSGFDSPVCLNASGANAHLLAYRNGRYRVLGETMDTGVGNAIDKFTRHVGWSHPGGPKVEAAAADGEYVDLPYVVKGMDFSFSGIMSAAKQAYDGVSANNASGGSSDERSESDGGVPVEDICYSLQENIFGMLTEVSERALSLTGSDELVLGGGVGQNDRLREMLEEMCAQRGAEFHAPEPRFLRDNAGMIAVLGAKMYEAGDTIALEDSRVDSDFRPDQVPVTWRTSSERSEDLGIASGDARNCDHTDEPELAAGRGGAQEDDRQVRGAEAVVDIAPDAGRVTKRREAKTYRHPELDDRLRRERTTLEARLTSLARREGVPTPVLSDIDLHEARLELEYVGERDLREGLTVEGVRDVGRHLARLHHAGFVHGDPTTRNIRVGRAGRDAPPNEQAADGREHDSERTSLIDFGLGYHTDHVEDYAMDLHVFDQSLVGTADDPEPLREAVREGYREVGEQRVLKRLRDVEGRGRYQSNGK; encoded by the coding sequence GTGACTGATACCCTCCGGATCCTCGGGATCGAAGGCACTGCGTGGGCCGCCAGCGCAGCGGTCTTCGACGCCGAGCACGACGACGTGTTTATCGAGAGCGACGCCTACCAGCCCGAGAGCGGTGGCATTCACCCTCGTGAAGCCGCCGAACACATGCACGACGCCGTTCCGCGTGTCGTCGAACAGGCCCTCGAGCACGCCCGCGAAATCCACGAGGGCCCGGCGACGGAGTCGCCAGTCGATGCGATCGCCTTCTCCCGCGGCCCGGGACTCGGTCCCTGCCTTCGCATCGTCGGCACGGCCGCTCGAGCGCTGAGCCAGGCCCTCGACGTGCCGCTGGTCGGCGTGAACCACATGGTGGCCCACCTCGAGATCGGTCGCCATACCTCCGGCTTCGACTCGCCGGTGTGTCTCAACGCCAGCGGAGCGAACGCGCACCTGTTGGCCTACCGCAACGGGCGCTATCGCGTGCTCGGTGAGACGATGGATACCGGCGTCGGCAACGCAATCGACAAGTTCACGCGCCACGTCGGCTGGTCCCACCCTGGCGGGCCAAAGGTCGAAGCAGCGGCGGCAGACGGCGAGTACGTCGACCTCCCTTACGTCGTCAAGGGGATGGACTTCTCCTTCTCGGGGATCATGAGCGCCGCCAAACAGGCCTACGACGGCGTCTCCGCGAACAACGCGAGCGGAGGCTCGTCGGACGAGCGGAGCGAGTCCGACGGTGGCGTGCCGGTTGAGGACATCTGCTACTCCCTGCAGGAGAACATTTTCGGCATGCTGACCGAAGTTTCCGAGCGCGCGCTCTCATTGACGGGCAGCGACGAACTCGTCCTCGGCGGCGGCGTCGGACAAAACGACCGCCTACGCGAGATGTTAGAAGAGATGTGTGCCCAGCGCGGGGCCGAGTTCCACGCGCCTGAGCCCCGTTTCCTGCGGGACAACGCGGGAATGATCGCGGTATTGGGTGCGAAGATGTACGAAGCCGGTGATACGATCGCGCTCGAGGACTCACGGGTCGACTCCGATTTCCGGCCCGATCAGGTTCCAGTGACGTGGCGGACGAGCTCCGAGCGAAGCGAGGACCTTGGAATTGCGAGCGGTGACGCGAGGAACTGCGATCACACGGACGAGCCAGAACTCGCAGCCGGCCGCGGCGGGGCACAGGAGGACGACCGGCAGGTCCGCGGGGCCGAAGCGGTCGTCGACATAGCGCCCGACGCCGGCCGTGTGACAAAGCGCCGCGAGGCAAAGACCTATCGTCACCCCGAACTCGACGATCGACTCCGTCGCGAACGGACGACGCTCGAGGCCCGACTGACCAGCCTGGCACGCCGCGAAGGGGTCCCAACACCCGTGCTCTCGGACATCGATCTGCATGAAGCGCGCCTCGAACTCGAATACGTCGGCGAGCGGGACCTGCGGGAGGGGCTGACGGTTGAGGGTGTCCGCGATGTCGGTCGTCACCTCGCGCGGCTCCACCACGCGGGATTCGTCCACGGTGATCCGACGACGCGGAATATCCGGGTAGGGCGCGCGGGACGTGACGCCCCACCGAACGAGCAAGCGGCCGACGGCCGCGAGCACGATTCCGAGCGGACCTCCCTCATCGACTTCGGCCTCGGCTATCACACCGACCACGTCGAGGACTATGCGATGGACCTCCACGTCTTCGACCAGAGCCTCGTCGGGACCGCCGATGATCCCGAGCCGCTCCGCGAGGCGGTCCGAGAGGGGTATCGCGAGGTCGGCGAACAACGGGTGCTCAAGCGCCTGCGAGACGTTGAGGGACGCGGGCGGTATCAATCGAACGGCAAGTAG
- a CDS encoding glycoside hydrolase, translated as MVRVSIALRDRLLVCTGDETEPGDWTTKTRLEGRNLECVTAVPDAPARYYVGTVADGLFRSTDGGETFVRLETEFAAGTRTPTGGTESDEPLESDRVTAVTISPRGRQVVYAGTEPSRIYRSRDGGETWAHLEGLTDLPSEAEWLFPPRPQTHHVRWLEVDPYDPDRLYVGIEAGAFVYTPDGGETWHERPPGSRRDNHSLATHPDREGRLYAAAGDGYAESDDGGETWRRPQTGLDHRYCWSVVPDPGDPDRVLVSSARSASTAHTESRAESYVYRRTGDTSWDRLDGRGLPTGEGVVRAVFATTGEPGLVYAVTNRGLFVTRDFGDSWDGIDIDWPAGLESQTPRGLVALP; from the coding sequence ATGGTACGGGTAAGTATCGCACTCCGAGATCGTTTGCTCGTCTGTACGGGCGACGAGACCGAACCTGGCGACTGGACGACGAAGACGCGACTCGAGGGCCGCAACCTCGAGTGCGTCACAGCGGTCCCCGACGCGCCGGCCCGCTACTACGTCGGGACCGTCGCGGACGGCCTGTTCCGAAGCACCGACGGCGGCGAGACGTTCGTCCGCCTCGAGACCGAGTTCGCAGCCGGGACGCGGACACCAACGGGCGGAACCGAATCCGATGAGCCCCTCGAGAGCGATCGCGTGACGGCAGTGACGATCAGCCCGCGCGGACGACAAGTCGTCTACGCCGGCACCGAGCCCAGCCGAATCTACCGGTCTCGCGACGGCGGCGAAACGTGGGCCCATCTCGAGGGACTGACCGATCTCCCCTCCGAAGCCGAGTGGTTGTTCCCGCCGCGGCCACAGACCCACCACGTCCGCTGGCTCGAGGTCGATCCGTACGATCCCGACCGACTGTACGTCGGGATCGAGGCGGGCGCGTTCGTGTACACGCCCGACGGCGGCGAGACCTGGCACGAACGACCGCCGGGATCGCGCCGGGATAACCACAGTCTGGCGACCCATCCCGACCGCGAGGGACGGCTCTACGCTGCAGCCGGCGACGGCTACGCCGAGAGCGACGACGGCGGCGAAACGTGGCGGCGGCCACAGACGGGGCTCGACCACCGATACTGTTGGAGCGTCGTCCCCGACCCCGGTGATCCGGACCGCGTGCTCGTCTCGAGCGCACGCAGCGCATCAACGGCCCACACGGAAAGCAGGGCGGAGTCGTACGTCTACCGTCGTACGGGCGACACCTCGTGGGATCGACTCGACGGACGTGGCCTCCCGACCGGCGAGGGCGTCGTCCGAGCGGTGTTCGCGACGACGGGTGAGCCGGGTCTCGTCTACGCTGTGACCAACCGTGGCCTCTTCGTCACGCGTGACTTCGGCGACTCGTGGGATGGGATCGATATCGACTGGCCGGCAGGACTCGAGTCACAGACACCGCGCGGATTGGTCGCACTCCCGTGA
- a CDS encoding cupin domain-containing protein, which produces MDITEWDDPNRIDDLAGGERRVLSATDELMLVHYSLEAGAEGEPHAHDETTQATFVIEGTLELRGERSRTLEAGDSYVVPPGTVHGVRALEACRVIDAFTPPLETYRSE; this is translated from the coding sequence ATGGACATCACCGAGTGGGACGATCCCAACCGAATCGACGACCTTGCAGGCGGCGAACGTCGCGTGCTGTCTGCCACTGACGAACTGATGCTCGTTCACTACTCGCTCGAGGCGGGCGCAGAGGGGGAGCCACACGCTCACGACGAGACGACGCAGGCGACGTTCGTCATCGAGGGGACGCTCGAGCTCCGCGGCGAGCGCTCACGGACCCTCGAGGCGGGCGATTCGTACGTCGTCCCACCGGGAACGGTACACGGCGTGCGAGCCCTCGAGGCCTGTCGCGTCATCGACGCGTTCACACCGCCGCTCGAGACGTATCGGTCTGAGTAG
- a CDS encoding DUF5808 domain-containing protein yields the protein MAEKPTSGEILGVPYNFERPSISRMLSSYWQPGEGMLVEKPFGVGYTLNLANWRSWVVVAVAGALLWQQEQGATAESDDTADEPVEVIVDDSDD from the coding sequence ATGGCAGAGAAGCCGACTTCCGGTGAGATTCTTGGGGTCCCGTACAACTTCGAACGACCGAGCATCAGTCGCATGCTCTCGTCGTACTGGCAGCCCGGCGAAGGGATGCTCGTCGAGAAACCCTTCGGTGTCGGCTACACCCTGAACCTCGCTAACTGGCGCTCGTGGGTCGTCGTCGCCGTCGCCGGCGCGCTCCTCTGGCAACAGGAGCAGGGCGCGACGGCGGAAAGCGACGACACCGCGGACGAACCTGTCGAAGTCATCGTCGACGACAGCGACGACTGA
- a CDS encoding IMP dehydrogenase yields MNDLRTGLSYGDVLLVPKRSPVDSRSDVTLSTRLTPTIELDTPLVSAAMDTVTEAELAIELSRAGGIGVIHRFLTPDEQAEQVERVTAADEQVAAAVGINEDYVGRSAALIDAGVDALVVDVAHGHLERSIEAVEALRAEFPDIDLVAGNVATPAGVEDLAAAGADCVKVGIGPGSHCTTRKVAGAGVPQLTAVDDCAEAAEDLDVTICADGGIRTSGDAVKALMAGADTVMLGSLLAGTEEAPGAVVEVDGARYKRSRGMATTTAAKNRDDKESDVRADEGVEALTPYKGPVADVVTEFCAGIQSGLSYCGGETIRDAREKAEFIRVAPSAKEREGYHADQDWEGVSVDSEVKTVTEAQLAADDDTVGTTAEGDD; encoded by the coding sequence ATGAACGATCTACGAACAGGGTTGAGCTACGGTGACGTGCTCCTCGTTCCGAAGCGCTCGCCAGTCGATAGCCGCAGCGACGTGACGCTCTCGACGAGGCTCACGCCAACCATCGAACTAGACACGCCGCTGGTCTCCGCCGCGATGGACACCGTCACGGAGGCTGAACTGGCGATCGAACTTTCGCGCGCCGGCGGGATCGGTGTCATCCATCGGTTTCTCACGCCGGACGAACAGGCCGAACAGGTCGAACGGGTGACCGCCGCCGACGAACAGGTGGCTGCCGCAGTAGGTATCAACGAAGACTACGTCGGCCGTAGCGCCGCGCTGATCGACGCCGGCGTCGACGCGCTCGTCGTCGACGTGGCCCACGGCCACCTCGAGCGTTCGATCGAGGCCGTCGAGGCCCTCCGGGCGGAGTTCCCAGATATCGACCTCGTCGCCGGCAACGTCGCGACGCCCGCCGGCGTCGAGGACCTCGCAGCCGCCGGCGCGGACTGCGTGAAAGTCGGCATCGGTCCCGGCTCCCACTGTACTACCCGGAAGGTGGCGGGCGCGGGCGTCCCGCAGCTGACCGCCGTTGACGACTGCGCGGAGGCGGCAGAGGACCTGGACGTAACGATCTGTGCCGACGGCGGGATTCGAACGTCCGGCGACGCAGTCAAGGCCCTGATGGCGGGGGCCGACACCGTGATGCTGGGGAGCCTGCTGGCTGGCACCGAGGAAGCGCCGGGCGCGGTCGTCGAGGTTGACGGCGCTCGATACAAACGCTCGCGGGGGATGGCGACTACGACGGCCGCCAAGAACCGCGACGACAAGGAGAGCGACGTTCGCGCCGACGAGGGCGTCGAGGCGCTGACGCCGTACAAGGGACCGGTCGCCGACGTCGTCACCGAGTTCTGTGCCGGCATCCAGTCCGGGCTCTCATACTGCGGCGGGGAGACGATCCGCGACGCCCGCGAGAAGGCCGAGTTCATCCGCGTCGCTCCCAGCGCGAAGGAACGCGAGGGCTACCACGCGGATCAGGATTGGGAGGGCGTCAGCGTCGATAGCGAAGTGAAGACCGTCACCGAAGCACAGCTCGCGGCGGACGACGACACGGTCGGGACCACCGCAGAGGGAGACGACTGA
- a CDS encoding helix-turn-helix domain-containing protein: MRYVTYALTPTRGYFDQGAERLRERGITFESIQNIDQLTDETIITQKVIRGERTAVQSALEETGPTVVDYQLTNDGETTILQLHYRPSDLTRELLAIHRRHAVLLNYPLEYTGPENRSLRVSEIGREEALRRVIEETQAIVDVEIERLGNYDPSEEQPFTALTARQREVLRVAVREGYYEEPRQVTYGTSLPGSIVPRGLSANTSAGSKPGSCRRSSLATTGRPKPTVSGARHRPARLDNRLRSWRLQGPTVESVVLASRPCATVYSLGSR, translated from the coding sequence ATGCGATACGTGACATACGCTCTCACACCAACACGGGGATACTTCGATCAGGGCGCAGAACGACTCCGTGAGCGAGGCATTACGTTCGAGTCCATTCAAAATATCGATCAGCTCACCGACGAGACGATCATCACTCAAAAGGTGATACGGGGAGAGCGGACGGCCGTCCAGAGTGCGCTCGAGGAAACGGGGCCGACGGTCGTCGACTATCAGCTCACCAATGACGGCGAGACGACGATCCTCCAGTTGCACTATCGGCCCAGCGACCTCACGCGCGAGCTTCTCGCGATCCATCGTCGACACGCAGTGTTGCTGAACTATCCCCTCGAGTATACGGGGCCGGAGAACCGGAGCCTTCGCGTCTCGGAGATCGGCCGTGAGGAGGCGTTACGCCGGGTCATCGAGGAGACACAGGCGATCGTCGACGTCGAAATAGAGCGCCTCGGTAACTACGACCCGTCTGAGGAGCAGCCCTTCACCGCCCTGACGGCCCGCCAGCGAGAGGTCCTGCGCGTTGCGGTCAGAGAGGGCTACTACGAGGAGCCCCGTCAGGTGACCTACGGGACATCGCTGCCCGGCTCGATTGTTCCGCGGGGACTGTCGGCCAACACCTCCGCCGGATCGAAGCCCGGCTCATGTCGACGCTCGTCACTGGCGACGACCGGCAGACCGAAACCGACCGTGAGCGGGGCCCGACACCGACCGGCCCGTCTCGATAACCGTCTCCGCTCGTGGCGACTGCAAGGACCGACTGTCGAATCAGTCGTCCTCGCAAGTAGACCTTGTGCGACAGTATATTCGTTGGGATCCCGTTAG
- a CDS encoding 30S ribosomal protein S24e, producing the protein MDVDIISETENPMLHRTDVTFELVHEDATPSRLQVRDSLAAKLNKDADEVVIRKLDTKFGMRKTVGQAKVYETDDYAREVEQDHMLERNKIGADDEAEAEAEEA; encoded by the coding sequence ATGGACGTCGACATCATCTCCGAAACGGAGAACCCCATGTTGCATCGAACGGACGTGACCTTCGAACTCGTCCACGAGGACGCCACGCCCTCCCGTCTGCAGGTCCGTGACAGCCTCGCGGCGAAGCTGAACAAGGACGCCGACGAGGTCGTCATCCGCAAACTCGACACCAAGTTCGGGATGCGCAAGACCGTTGGTCAGGCGAAAGTCTACGAGACCGACGACTACGCCCGCGAAGTCGAGCAAGACCACATGCTCGAGCGAAACAAGATCGGCGCGGACGACGAGGCCGAAGCCGAGGCGGAGGAAGCATAA
- a CDS encoding helix-turn-helix domain-containing protein has protein sequence MKTVRLTLRYDAATIHPMHRFVAESDAFDAYRMVHGNFDGGDDNAFIFHVVGDPDVYEAALEDTVRVSEYELTRTGDRTFTVYVRDAPEGVDERLLELFTRRSLVVLPPLEYRSDWTVRFSVVGESNDLQRALEGVPDGIETTVDRIGEYDGGDAAVGALTARQREALRVARGLGYFDVPRSASVEDIAAELDCAPGTAAEHLRKAEATVMDALDL, from the coding sequence GTGAAGACGGTTCGACTCACGCTGCGCTACGACGCGGCGACGATCCATCCGATGCACCGGTTCGTCGCCGAGAGCGACGCGTTCGATGCCTATCGGATGGTCCACGGAAACTTCGACGGGGGTGACGACAACGCCTTCATCTTCCATGTCGTCGGCGATCCGGATGTCTACGAAGCCGCACTCGAGGACACCGTCCGGGTGAGCGAGTACGAACTCACGCGGACCGGCGATCGGACGTTCACTGTCTACGTGCGCGATGCTCCCGAAGGCGTCGACGAACGTCTCCTCGAGCTCTTTACCCGGCGGAGTCTCGTCGTGTTACCACCCCTGGAGTACCGGTCGGACTGGACGGTCCGGTTCTCGGTCGTCGGCGAATCGAACGACCTCCAGCGAGCGCTCGAGGGGGTGCCTGATGGCATCGAGACGACCGTCGACCGTATCGGCGAGTACGATGGGGGCGACGCCGCGGTCGGTGCGCTGACAGCGCGCCAGCGCGAGGCCCTGCGAGTCGCTCGCGGCCTCGGGTATTTCGACGTTCCCCGCTCGGCGAGCGTCGAGGATATCGCCGCAGAACTTGACTGTGCGCCCGGCACGGCTGCCGAACACCTCCGAAAGGCGGAGGCAACCGTGATGGACGCCCTCGACCTATAG
- a CDS encoding NADH-quinone oxidoreductase subunit D encodes MTGAGGSEGNIDLESLLGDAVLDRDDHENAPAFVIRPDEVQDVLTTLRDEAGFDHCSCVTAQQYPDRFETIYHLKSYADPTREVSVVVPTPIDEPVSESATPVFETADWHEREAYDLVGIEYDDHPDLRRILLPETWQGHPLSRDYDQEQPQVVTLSEHANPIAGDEHDAASETMFLNIGPHHPSTHGVLHVKAILDGETVVDVDPDIGYIHRCEEQMCQQSTYRHQIMPYPDRWDWVSSGLLNEWAYARAVEDLADIEIPDYAQVVRTMGAELSRLASHFIAVGTYALDIVGEFCAAFQYAIRDRELVLDCLEELTGQRMMFNYFRLGGVAWDLPEPREDFITGVRDVLDSFPAKIDEYHDLLVTNEIFQRRCIDTGVLEPDAAKQYGCTGPVARGSGIDYDLRRDDPYGYYPNLEWDVVTEPDGDNYARLLVRLREIEESAKIVDQCLDLLADWPDDEREIQSNVPRTLKPDADAEIYRAVEGAKGELGIYIRADGTDTPVRFKIRSPCFSNLSALPEIARGEYVADLIASIGSLDCIMGEVDR; translated from the coding sequence ATGACCGGGGCAGGGGGTTCGGAGGGGAATATCGACCTCGAGAGTCTGCTCGGCGACGCGGTCCTCGATCGGGACGACCACGAGAACGCACCCGCGTTCGTGATCCGGCCGGACGAGGTTCAGGATGTCCTCACGACGCTGCGAGACGAGGCGGGATTCGACCACTGTTCCTGCGTGACAGCCCAGCAGTACCCCGACCGGTTCGAGACGATTTACCACCTGAAGTCCTACGCTGACCCGACGCGCGAGGTGAGCGTCGTGGTCCCGACGCCGATCGACGAGCCGGTCAGCGAGTCGGCGACGCCGGTCTTCGAGACGGCCGACTGGCACGAGCGCGAGGCCTATGACCTCGTCGGGATTGAGTACGACGACCATCCCGACTTGCGGCGGATTTTACTACCCGAAACATGGCAGGGACATCCACTTTCGCGGGACTACGACCAGGAACAGCCACAGGTCGTCACCCTCTCGGAGCACGCGAATCCTATCGCGGGCGACGAGCACGACGCCGCGTCGGAGACGATGTTCTTGAATATCGGCCCGCATCATCCCTCTACCCACGGCGTGCTCCACGTGAAGGCGATACTCGACGGCGAGACGGTCGTCGATGTCGACCCCGATATCGGCTACATCCACCGCTGCGAGGAACAGATGTGTCAGCAGAGCACCTACCGCCACCAGATCATGCCCTACCCGGACCGCTGGGACTGGGTGTCCTCGGGGCTCCTGAACGAGTGGGCTTACGCCCGCGCTGTGGAGGATCTGGCCGATATCGAGATCCCCGACTACGCGCAGGTCGTCCGGACAATGGGTGCTGAACTCTCACGGTTGGCCTCTCACTTCATCGCCGTCGGCACCTACGCACTGGACATCGTGGGCGAGTTCTGTGCCGCCTTTCAGTACGCCATCCGCGACCGCGAACTCGTCCTCGACTGCCTCGAGGAACTGACCGGCCAGCGGATGATGTTCAACTACTTCCGGCTGGGCGGGGTCGCCTGGGACCTGCCCGAACCACGCGAGGACTTCATCACTGGCGTCCGAGACGTCCTCGATAGCTTCCCCGCCAAGATCGACGAGTATCACGACCTGCTGGTCACCAACGAGATCTTCCAGCGCCGCTGCATCGACACCGGGGTCCTCGAGCCCGACGCGGCGAAACAGTACGGCTGTACCGGCCCCGTCGCCCGCGGCTCCGGGATCGACTACGACCTCCGGCGAGACGATCCCTACGGCTACTATCCGAACCTCGAATGGGATGTCGTCACCGAACCCGACGGCGACAACTATGCCCGGCTGCTCGTTCGACTGCGGGAAATCGAGGAGTCCGCGAAGATCGTCGATCAGTGTCTGGATCTGCTCGCCGACTGGCCGGACGACGAGCGAGAGATCCAGAGCAACGTCCCCAGAACGCTCAAACCCGACGCCGACGCAGAGATCTACCGCGCCGTCGAGGGGGCGAAGGGCGAACTCGGAATCTACATCCGCGCTGACGGCACCGACACGCCGGTGCGGTTCAAGATCCGCAGCCCGTGTTTCTCGAACCTCTCCGCGCTGCCCGAAATCGCCCGCGGCGAGTACGTCGCCGATCTGATCGCGTCGATCGGGAGCCTCGACTGTATCATGGGCGAAGTCGACCGCTGA